A window of the Aspergillus flavus chromosome 6, complete sequence genome harbors these coding sequences:
- a CDS encoding mitochondrial 54S ribosomal protein mL57, with protein MASMLPTRAARTIACSACRTIVCPSTIGSASLLRRGLSTSTEQTPVDYADKPRWSYTPPSAKAPFSLRLNSKRRDYPVNTDPQVLDEFYIRMLGNDGDKLLSDETKWLAVTHKSFDQGRRGFNDRLAFLGRRIVELQASLAMVQSPGSAASTAAPDEFDRVPFTHPALEGLENLTRHKNYLIGKAQLAELAQKYELQKVLRWSPRKPNNLASSGIELVLAHTMYAIVGAISLEKGGLVANKVTRERILEPLGFKA; from the exons ATGGCTTCAATGCTACCAACTCGGGCGGCCAGGACCATCGCCTGTTCCGCATGCCGCACTATCGTTTGTCCTAGCACGATTGGATCCGCCTCCCTCCTCCGTCGTGGTCTGTCGACATCCACCGAGCAGACACCAGTCGATTATGCAGACAAGCCTCGATGGTCCTATACTCCTCCCAGTGCAAAGGCTCCCTTCAGCTTGCGATTGAATAGCAAGAGACGTGATTACCCAGTCAACACCGATCCGCAGGTCCTTGACGAATTCTACATCCGCATGCTGGGCAATGATGGTGACAAGCTCCTTTCGGACGAAACCAAATGGCTTGCTGTGACGCACAAGAGTTTCGACCAGGGTCGAAGAGGATTCAATGACCGTCTGGCTTTCTTAG GACGACGGATCGTTGAGTTACAGGCTTCTTTGGCCATGGTGCAGAGCCCCGGAAGTGCTGCATCCACCGCTGCCCCTGATGAGTTTGACCGTGTGCCCTTCACGCACCCGGCATTGGAGGGCCTGGAGAACCTCACCCGTCACAAGAATTACTTGATAGGCAAAGCACAGCTTGCGGAGCTTGCGCAGAAGTATGAGCTGCAGAAGGTCCTGAGATGGAGTCCTCGGAAG CCCAACAACCTTGCCAGCTCCGGAATCGAACTTGTTCTTGCTCATACGATGTATGCGATCGTCGGTGCCATTTCCCTGGAGAAGGGCGGTCTCGTTGCCAACAAGGTGACACGCGAGCGGATATTAGAACCTTTGGGATTCAAGGCTTAA
- a CDS encoding AP-1 adaptor complex subunit MU (AP-1 complex subunit mu-1): protein MASAIFFLDLKGKTLLARNYRGDIPMSAVEKFPILLSDAEEESSAVPPCFSHEGINYLYIRHSNLYILALTKKNTNATEILLFLHKIVEVFTEYFKVLEEESIRDNFVIIYELLDEMMDFGYPQTTESKILQEYITQESHKLEVQARPPIAVTNAVSWRSEGIRYRKNEVFLDVVESLNLLVSASGNVLRSEILGAIKMKCYLSGMPELRLGLNDKVMFETTGRATRGKAVEMEDVKFHQCVRLSRFENDRTISFIPPDGEFELMSYRLNTQVKPLIWVECLVESHSGSRMEYMLKAKAQFKRRSTANNVEILVPVPEDADSPRFRTNIGTVHYAPEKSAIIWKIKQFGGGKEFLMRAELGLPSVKGDDEHGGGMTGGFGGSMGGTGGGKAKRPINVKFEIPYFTTSGIQVRYLKITEPKLQYPSLPWVRYITQSGDIAVRMPDIQ from the exons ATGGCATCGGCTATCTTCTTTTTAGATTTGAAGGGCAAG ACCCTTCTAGCCCGAAACTACCGCGGAGACATTCCCATGTCCGCGGTCGAGAAATTTCCTATCCTCCTTAGTgacgcagaagaagaaagctccGCCGTACCGCCATGCTTCTCTCATGAAGGCATCAAC TATCTCTATATCCGCCACAGCAACCTTTATATTCTCGCGttgacaaagaagaacactAATGCGACCGaaatcctcctcttcctccacaaAATTGTGGAGGTCTTCACGGAATACTTCAAAGtcttggaggaagagagtaTTCGCGACAACTTTGTTATCATCTATGAATTGCTCGATGAGATGATGGACTTCGGATACCCACAAACTACGGAGAGCAAGATATTGCAAGA GTACATCACACAAGAGTCGCATAAGCTCGAAGTTCAAGCGCGTCCCCCTATTGCCGTCACCAATGCGGTCTCCTGGCGAAGTGAAGGCATTCGCTATCGGAAGAACGAAGTCTTCCTTGACGTTGTCGAATCTCTGAATCTCCTCGTATCTGCGTCTGGAAATGTCTTGCGATCTGAGATCCTGGGTGCTATCAAGATGAAGTGTTACCTAAGCGGTATGCCAGAACTTCGTTTGGGTTTGAATGACAAGGTTATGTTTGAGACGACGGGTCGTGCCACAAGAGGCAAAGCTGTCGAGATGGAGGACGTTAAATTCCATCAATGCGTTCGTCTTTCGAGATTCGAGAACGATCGTACGATCAGTTTTATACCCCCGGATGGAGAGTTCGAGCTCATGAGTTATCGTCTAAACACGCAAGTGAAACCCCTTATCTGGGTCGAATGCCTGGTGGAATCGCACTCAGGCTCTCGGATGGAGTATATGTTAAAG GCCAAAGCACAATTCAAGCGCCGCAGCACGGCCAACAATGTGGAGATCCTCGTGCCTGTGCCGGAAGATGCAGACTCGCCGCGATTCCGCACGAACATTGGAACGGTTCACTATGCGCCAGAGAAGTCCGCTATTATCTGGAAGATCAAGCAGTTCGGTGGTGGAAAGGAGTTCCTGATGCGCGCTGAGCTTGGTCTCCCATCCGTCAAGGGAGACGACGAGCACGGAGGTGGTATGACTGGGGGCTTCGGAGGTAGCATGGGCGGCACTGGAGGCGGCAAGGCCAAACGGCCCATTAACGTCAAATTCGAAATTCCTTACTTCACCACAAGTGGTATTCAAGTACGCTACTTGAAGATCACTGAACCTAAG CTTCAATACCCCTCCCTGCCTTGGGTCCGTTATATCACGCAGTCAGGCGACATTGCGGTCCGTATGCCAGATATACAATGA